The Arachis ipaensis cultivar K30076 chromosome B05, Araip1.1, whole genome shotgun sequence nucleotide sequence GAATAACGCTGGACTTAATCGCTTCCTGCAACACTTTAATCGTAACCGACGTATCCGCTCTGATCAATGGAAAGATCCTTGCACAGATGACATGATAATCAAGTTGTCTGTGGTCGCTCGATATGGATGTGGCCAAACACGTGTGCGGTCCGTTGTACCTCCTAACTTCCCACGAGTTCTTGCGCTGCCTCAGTGCGATACGGATCATTCACGTGCACCCTTTTTCAAACTCCTTGCACTTCCCTTAGTATTTCAAATGGTCCGATTCCATCACCCGGTACTCAACTCCACACCGGATGCTGTAATCCTTCACACTCAGCACGGCTTCCTCCTTACTCTGGAATGATTGGCCGAGACGAAATTCCGCCAACCCGGATTCATCATGCAGACCCTGACCCACATACGTCTCCCCCATCTCTCACTGTTCGCCAATGGCTTCCAAGTTCAACACTGACAAATGTGGAAGATATTGCTGTGTGCCGGAACCGGATGCTCCTTGGGGTCTATGTGTCATGCTCGGAATATCCTCCTCACTGTCCCCAACAATGTCGACCGGCTCATCCGCTGAATCATCATCTCGCGTGGCATTTTCAACACGATATGGTCCAACCTTAGAGTCAAAATCAGGGACATTAACAGGCACAACAGTAGTACTAATCGCAACACATGGAGGATCCTGGAAGGTGCTACCATTGGCATTGACGTGGAGGCACCACCCATCATCTTCGACTGAGGATTTGTCGCAGATGTCCCAGAGCTGTCGACGCCATCCTCCAACTTTGCAAACAACTCCGATATTCTGACCTCCGGAAAACTCCGCCAACAGTGAAACAAGACCTGCAAGTATTCATCGGACCTATGACAAATGTCTCATACTTCACCCCGGCAGCCACAACGGCAATGGAAATCTTGTAGAACAATTTCTTAATCCACTTGGCCCCGCACACACCAAGCTTCTGTAATATGCTCTGTTTTATTTCTTCCAACGTACTCGATGACTGAATAAAAACACTAAGGGGTTCCCTATCTGTAAATTTAACTTCGTGcctattactttttttttatttttccagaaCAAAGCACTAAAGCAACAAAAcactcatctccttctatttgtgAGAAATGAGACTCTTCTCAACTCAACAATGCAttggaggggtatttataggcaACCAGCCTCGGCGCCCCCTtccacgtaaaccgctactgcttGTAGCAGTTAATGGTCAAACGCTGCTGCACAGAAACCGCTACTGCCTATAGCGATTTCTATAGATTAGTGAAAAAATACAATTGCGTCTGAGCTTCTCAAAATATGTAATCAGGTAAATATGAGGgcattttatttatttgattattttatattatattatacttttaataatattttaattaattaattgtttagttGTGTTGTTGTGTggcaatatttatttatttattcggtCGAATAAGTTAAGATTTTTCCGTGTTGCATGTAAATTTGAATAACGTTGTGGATGTCTTTCGTGCATGGTGCAGACAAGTAGGTGTATCTACAGTGTGAGGCGACAACAAAATATGCCAATGCATGACAGAATCATACCTTATTTAGAGAGGGATGGTTTGTACCACTTGGCCAGGCTAAACAATCGTTGGTTCTGGTTGGATGAGCATATGGTTAGTGCGTTCATTGAGAGGTGGCGTCCCAAGACTCATACTTTCTATATGCCTTTTGGAGAGTGCACAGTGACACTACAAGATGTGGCGTTTCAGCTTGGGTTGCCTATTGATGGGAGGGCTGTCAGTGGTTGCCTTGCAGAGTTTGAAAATTTCATGGAGGGTGGCCGACCAGCCTGGGAGCGGTTTCAGGATTTATTCGGTGAGCTGCCTCCACCGAATAAGGTCAAGCAGATGACCGTCCAACACGATCTGGTCCAACCTCATAGTCAAAATTGGGGACACCAACAGGCACAACAGCAGTACCAATCGCAACACATGGAGGATCCTGGATCGGAGCGGAAAGTGCTACCGCTGGCATTGATGTTGAGGCACCACCCATCATCGTCGACTGGGGATTTGGCACAGATGCCCTAGAGCTGTCGACGCCATCCTCCAACTTCGCAAACAACTCCGGTATTCTGACCTCCGGAAAACTCCGCCGACGGTGAAACAAGACCTACAAGTCTTCATCGGACCCTATGACAAACGTCTCATACTTCACCCCAGCAGCCACAATGGCAATGGGAATCTTGTAGAACAATTTCTTAATCCACTTGGTCCCGCACACACCAAACTTTTGTAATATGCTCTATTTTATTTCTGCCAACGTACTTGACAACCGAATAAAAACACTAAGGGGTTCCCTATCTGTGAAATTAACCCCGTGCcttttgcttttttttatttttattttcccagAACAATGCACCAAAGCAACAAAACACTCCTCCCCATCCATTTGTGAGATATGAGACTCTTCTCAACTCAATAATGCAttgaaggggtatttataggcaACTAGCCTCGACGTCCCCTCCAAGTAAACCACTACTGCCTCTAGCGGTTTACGTTGCTTGCTTCCAAtgcataaaccgctactgcctgTAGCGGTTTATAGTCAAACGCTGCTGCACAGAAACCGCTACTGCCTATAGCGGTTTCTGTTGAAATACCCTTGCTTGTAAACCGCGGCTGCCAGTAGTGGTTTACATTATACCCTAATCCGTTgctggcagtagcggtttctaTAGATTCGTCAAAAAAATGCAATTGCGTCTGGGTTCCTGAAAATGTGTAATCAGAAAAATATGAGGGCCATTTTATTTATTTGAGAAAATTGTtatagtattttttagataaatcgtaacgatattttgatattttattagtattaaagtttaatttaatttttttaattatttttattgtcttattttaattatatcaagtatttaaaataatttttattttaataaataataatatataccatatctaaattatttcaaaaatatatattaagaataagattagACAAGCTGACACGTAATGGTATTTAGATGTGATCAAGTGTGTTCggtaaaaaattttttattttttattaagacaattTGAATACAGTATACATACATATCAAACGAATATCAGTAAATATTGTGTCTAAAATGTATCCATCACATGAACACAACAATTTAACAAAATGTATGTACTTCATAACTAGAAACTAATGCCAGCCTCTCAAGTCGTACActagtttggaatttattatattattgatGGGTTCTTGGTTTAAATTAATAAGAACGTACAAAAATGATGCTCAAGTGATATAATGGTTTAAGAACTCTTCTATTATTGATGGATTCTTGATTTAAAAATAGCTGGAAACTCACGTGCATACAATTAGATATGTCTTTATTTAAATTTGATAATTAATTCTTAGATGATTAGATATGTTTCATTAAACtatcatttaataatttttaattattaatttcatatAAAAGCATCGACACGTAAGCTGTCacctttaaaaaaataaagaatgtaTTAAGTAAATGGCAATGTCTCAAATAACACATTAGTTTCAGAAGTTTTATACAATTGAAAGATTCCGATTAAAATCAATAAGATATACCAAAATGGCAAAATGAGGTAttctaaaatacctctttttttcttctttaaacCTCTTTATGAAAAAAGTGGTCTTATTAATTGAACTACAATCTTTACAATCTTATAATTATTATTCCTTTCGAATGAAAAATCCACTTTTATTAGCCATGTTGAGTATGAatagataataaaataaaatctcactaaaatatgaaattaatgataaaattgtacattaaatataaattaagtaaaattttcaatttagtGAATTAACTTCAGTTTTGAAGAACCAATTTGAAATAGTTGAATGGTTTGCTCACTCATTTACTTAAGTAAGTGTTAAGAGTTTGAATCTCATTTTGTACGGACAACAATCCATGACAAACCCTTACATAAAACTCTAAtctataataaatttatttttgaccTACCAACCGAATAATACTATAAGAAACCAAAATAAAAACTCTATTTTAAAaccattaaataatataaaatctcCGAATATAACCTCTAACAAGAgttcaaacaaataaaaaattaataatttagaaTTATAAGTAGAAAGTCAAACTATAAATCCAATATTGCAAACATCTTGGTATATGTAAATATACTAATGCTAATATATGCTCCATAATCTAAATACAACCCACCATAATAACCTTTACAAATAGGTATGAATCACAAAGTGAATTAAAAtaatttggtgattgtatcaaaAGTTGTAGCTCAAATTATTAAAATAGCACCCAAAAATTTATATTCCTGATACTAAAAAATACAAATTATTAATAAATGTGCGGTAAGATTATAGTTTTCACTTTTCAATAAATGCGTAGACAATTCTCATAAGCCAAAGACTCCGAACAAATGTCATCATCCTCCCAATGTTGAGTTATTCAAATTTTCCGCTAAGAATCATCACTATAAGAAAAAGTGTATTTTTCGACGCTAAAAATCGACGGCTATCTCTTCTGtcgatattattaaaaaaaataattaaaaataaaatattaaaatcgataGCAAAGTCGTCGATTTTTTTGGTAATCCTTTAACCATCTTCTCATTATCGACACATTGTCGACGAGCTGTGggtgaaaaatacttttattttaaaatcgacgaACCTagcgtctattttattatttaaaatatcgacacATTTTGTCGTCGATAAATTTAAACGGTCTTAatcactttttaaaattaaatagatGGCAcagatttaatgtataaaatcgACGGCCAAGacgtcattttttttttcaaattaaaatcgaCGGATATGCTGTCGATTTTTATCAATAAAATAAATTTCCCCCACTCACTCCCCGCGTTTCCTTCATTTCCCCAAATTCACCATTTCAATTTTCACTAACCCTTATTTTCCCCAACTCACTCCTCGCATACTTCAACATTCCTTCTCCATCGCCGCCGTGCCACCATCGCATCAGGATGATCTCTCCCTCCTCCTTCGCCTCTCCTCCGATGATCTCCACAAAGAATCAGgttttccttctctctctctctctctctatcaatttcaaatcttaaattcaCTTCAACTTTTTCTCTGTCTCGCATTTTGGAATTTGTAAACAGAGGAGCTTCGGACATTGATTCCTAAAGGCTTTGAAGTAATTGGAGCGCTTGCTTACGGAACCGGTGCCGACGCTCAAGCGGCAGTTCATGCTTCTCGCAGAATGAGGAAGCTTCTATACGGTGAAGAGCAAGGGGATAATCGACCGGTGATCGGAACAGTTGCCGCCGGTTCTGGCGAGCTGAAATTTTTCGTGTCGGAGAGTGGAAAATCGAATAGCCTCGAAGAGGTTGATTCAGTTGTTGAAGAAGAACATTCGGAGAAATGTATGGGAGAATGGTTGCTTGATTCGTTGTGAGCTTCCGATCAAGTTGCCAGTATATTATCTTCTCAAGAATACGAGTGGttagttttttcaattttttgtttcttctaaTCTCTAAGTGTTCGTTTGGATTGGTGTTAATTTTGCTTTGCATGTTCTGTTGGGGTTGTATTTTGAAATTAACTTCAATcaattcattgtttttgcattgccATGTTATGAAGCAATCTAGGGATTGGAAATTGGGGTTTGTGAGCTAGTAGCGTTAATTGATAATACTTTGATGATGGAAGTTATAGAGCACAGGACTTATGAGATGCTATCACATGGGAGACAGAAATGAAGTAAGGTATGTTCTGTAATCTGGCATGGATATATAGGATATTTCTTTTAACATTTACCTGTCTCTTTTAGAAAATACTATCACAAGGCTATTTTGTCTGCTGTTGTTAAGTTTCATAGAAGAATTTACATATTCTATTTTGTCTGCTGTTGTTAAGTTTCATAGAAGAATTTACATATTCTATCTCCAGACGTTTTTTGTTTATCGTTATGATCTTATCATGCATCTCTGTTATGTGAAATATTTTGCTCTCTGCAGTTGAAGTTAGGAGATCCTTCAAAATCCGAAGCTGAATTCCAGGACCTATGCTAATCAAACCATAAGCCATTGCAAGTTTTTCACTGTGATAATTTACTGCACTCTCTTTTTCCTCCATATCTATGTTCTTCAGAACAACAGATACATTTGGAGTGTATCCAGCATGTTCTAGCTTTTCTCTCATCCAGCAATCATTTCATAAATCTTTGGTGTTTTTGGGTGTTCTCTATCTCCCGTTACAAATTCATGAATCGTTCCATGCACTTCAATGGAGCTGAAACCTGGTTCTTTATGAATCCCTGCATCCTTCATAGCTCTTCTTATATCAGCAACATTTTTCCATCTGTTTGATGCAGCATAGATGTTTGACATTAGGAGATTGTATCCACATTTTTCGGATTCTAATGATAGAAACTGTTTTGCAGCCCATTCAGCAAGGTTCACATTTTTGTGAACTTTGCAAGTAGCAAGAAAAGATCCCCATATGGTCGAGTTTGGCCTCATAGGCATGTCCTTAATTAGTTCTTGAGCTTCTTTGAGTGATCCTGCTCGACCGAGAAGGTCTACCATACAGCCATAGTGTTCAATCTTTGGGACCAAACTGAATTCATTAACCATTCTGCAAAACAGCCTCTTTCCTTCTTGAACCAATCCGGCATGGCTACAAGCATGAAGAACTGCAATGAATGTTATGTCATTAGAGATAACTCCTAGTGCTTCCATTTCAGCAAAGAACTAGTACTAGAAGTAGCAATATTATAATTGTGCATGCCACCTATATCTTTTTTCCTTATTATTAGCTTCATAAACATTAATTAAGATAAACTCACCGGATATATTAGCCAAGGTAACACACTTCAAAACCTTCGTTGATTGATCCTTTACTCTTATATCTTAGttcttattataataattaacaccatataatatatatatatatatatatatatatatatatatatatatatatatttttacacAAATCCGCCGTCTCCACACATTTTCGATGTCGCTGCCCACCGACCACCGTCGCGCTGCACGGCCTATTCCACGCGTTCTGTCGCTGTCGTCCACCATTCCGACGCATCTGTACCGGCGATCCCCCATTCACGACGCGCGATCAACTACTAAGA carries:
- the LOC110272060 gene encoding pentatricopeptide repeat-containing protein At3g26782, mitochondrial-like — translated: MEALGVISNDITFIAVLHACSHAGLVQEGKRLFCRMVNEFSLVPKIEHYGCMVDLLGRAGSLKEAQELIKDMPMRPNSTIWGSFLATCKVHKNVNLAEWAAKQFLSLESEKCGYNLLMSNIYAASNRWKNVADIRRAMKDAGIHKEPGFSSIEVHGTIHEFVTGDREHPKTPKIYEMIAG